In the Salvia miltiorrhiza cultivar Shanhuang (shh) chromosome 8, IMPLAD_Smil_shh, whole genome shotgun sequence genome, TTGATTGTCAGTCGCCATCTCCGCCTGTCTGGAGATTCTTCCTACCTGCCTATGGAGATATGGGATATGAAGGAACTCAGACATATTCaggttattttaattttttaaaaaaggagGATCAATAATGATTTCTGATTAATTTTTTACCGATTGGTTCAGGTCACAGGAAGCAACCTACCGATCCCTAATACTAGCGGCGCCGTCTTACCGAACCTGGTGACTCTGTTGGATGTGGGCTACCACACTTTCACTGAGGAGGTTCTGAGAGGAATCCCCAATCTACAAAAGCTAGGGATTCAGATTGATTTGGCGCCTGGTGATGCTCCTGATCCCTTTCATGAATACCTGAACCGGATCTCCAGTCTCAGCAAACTAGAATCACTGGAATGCGTGGTGGTGAATCCTGAGGTTGAGCCCGGGGTTGCTCCGCCGGCTCCTCGCTCGATGTTCCCGCCGAGTCTGGAACGGCTGAGCTTGAGCGGGCTGGGGTATCCATGGGAGTACATGAGTATCATTGAAGAGTTGAAGAATCTCAGGGTGCTggattgtttatttatttattttgatttttttatgaaaagatGATCAATAATGATTACTCATTTTTCTCTATACATAGGTGTTGGAGTTACGAGGATACGCTTTTCAGGGAGAAAAGTGGGAGACAGGTTTGAGGGCTTTCCGAAAACTGGAACGTCTTGTgattgaagatacagatttggTGTGGTGGAAGACTACAGTTTACAGCTTTCGTAAGCTTAAACATCTGATCATTAAACACTGTTACATGTTGGAAGAAGTCCCTAGTAGTGTTTTGGCGGGGCATCATACATTTGAAGTAGTTGACTGCAATCCTTTGGCTGCGGCGAATTGGAAAGAGATGATAAGAATGAGGAGTGGAAGCATCGCACTTCCAGCGGCTACAGATCGACATTCAAAACTTCATATGAACTTCTCTTGGGAAGTCGGTAAAAGGTTAGCCATTTAATTCAATACTTTTATTCGATTACTCGTTTAccgttaattaatttaagagttTATGTGAAATTGTGAAAGTAGCAAAAGCCGGCCCTCGTTACCAGGCATAGCAGCTTCCGCACTCAGGCCGCCACCCCCTGTCCATCTCCCCCGTCGCGCTGTCATCGTTAGACAACTACTTCAGGTGAAATCTCTGAGGCTTAATAAGGATGTTTAATTGATTCCCATTGCCGCATACTCCCTCCATAAGTGCggtctttttattattttcatcgtCCATAATAAGTATATACTTGGTTATTTTAGGAcatatattcttatattttaaaaaagtactatttttaatttaagatgtGGACTTACATGCGGCAAACCACATCTTTGTGGTAGGGGCAAGTCGAGCCGAGTCGGGCCGAGATGCATAGACATCGCGACCATGCCACTTCGCGTACGGGTGCAATGCACCATGATCCTCTGATGCAGGATCCTCCACGTCAGAGGCGCGGGATGGGCGACGCTGACGTGGATGAGATTAGTACTCCCCCAAGGCCCCCATTTTCAGCCCTTCAGAAGCAGTCTTTCTACGAGTTTCCACGATCAGGCTCGTACTCCGACGTGGACGACCATCAGATGCACCTTTTGAAAGTTGGCGAagcaaattaattatattttatattctaaattatttgttttaatatttatttaatctaattctatttttttaattttttttttaatttttaaacagCAAATCCAACAGTGGTACATTGAACAACAACAGAGACTAGCCGTTCAGGAGCAGCCTAGTATGAGCATTACGTCGGCTGAATTTCTCCTCCATCAATCGCATCATGGCGGAGATGAATTACTTTCTTCTGAGATGAGGTTGAGGGAGGATTATGCAGCGGAACTAGACAATGACGACGGGGGCGGGGGCGAGGGCGGTGGCGGTAGCGGTGGCAGTGGCGCTTCATCATCGGAAACTGATGACTCTGATGCACACATGGTTGGATACTCTGATGAACTGAACGTTGTGAAATGGCACATGACTAAAGCCGTGAGGCCAGACGACTGGGCAGCTGCGTCGATCTTCGGGAAGTTGGGCACCGGAAGAACATACGCGGCGTGGGAGGTTTTCCAATACGTACGACAAGTAGAAGCTTTCAAGTGCTGCGTGTGGGCGGCCGTGGGCCCCAGACGTCACCGCAAGGCGGTCCTCCTGGGCATCCTCTGCCTGCTTCTGAACATAGTAAACGGTAACAGAGGAGGCGACGGGAAGGCGGCGGAGGTCGGAGAAGACGACATGTTGTTCGAGGTGAGCGAGGAGGACTACGTGAGGGGCGGTGTGGCCGAGCTACTGGCGGGGAAGAAGTACATGATCGTGTTGGATGACGTGGATGACACTGGAATGTTGGACTACTTGCTGACGGCGTTTCCGGTGCAGAACAACGGGAGCCTAGTGTTGGTGACGACCAGCGCCGTCGACGTCAGAAACCATCCGTCGCTGCGTCTAACTAGTACTAACTTGGAAGATCGGGGCTTACAATATGAGGACATGTGGTGGGGTCTTCTCCGGTGTAAGCTGTCGGGGCCCGTCTCGCCGGAGTTGGAGGAAGTGGGAAGGAAGGCTGTCCGGAACTGTGGATGCCGCTTTTTTTGCTTTGTGAAGCTTATCTTCTTCTTATGGAGCACCGACTGGAGCGTGGAGGCGTGGAGCCAAATAGCCGATGATCAACACCATCCAATCTTCCACGAAATTATTGATGAACTATCAGATGTAAGTACAACTTTTCTCTCCGTGTagagttggtatcaattttatataaatataaaaacattttaatttattttccgTGTATTGAATCTCACTCCAGGTACGTAAAATCAAAGAAGACTTGAACAATTTTACAGATAGTGACAAGGCTGTCTTATCCCATTTTATCGAAGATATTGATGCACCAACTGGCGTTCAATTTATGAAAGAGAAGCTCTTCCCGAAAAGGAAGTTCTTCCCGAATATGGAAGTGATCTCATTTGTTGGAATGGCGGGCATTGGCAAGACAACATTTGTTAAGAGGATTTATGAATATGTTAAGATTTTGCCTAATTATGAGCATTGTGCGTGGCTTACTTTAGGCCCAAAATATAAATCAGAAGATATATTCATAGATATTCTAGCTCAGATATTTCCAGACATTGACAAAATGGTAATTAGAGAAGATGCAGAACTTGCTAGTGATCTTATCCAAGTGTTACTGAACAAGAGGGTCTTCATTGTGTTGGACGATGTGTGGAGCGAAGCTCCATTGGAGCACTTGGCGAAGTCGTTTCCAAACATCAAGGGCAGAGCTTTTCTGACTACTAGAATAGGGAAAGTGGCACGTTCTGAAAAGATGCACATTGTTCGTCAAATGCACTTATTAAGTAAAGAAGAAAGCTGGAAGCTTCTTTGTCAAAAGGTGTTTATTGAAGAAGATAACTGCCCTTTTGATCTGAGGAAAAGTGGGATGAAAATTGCTGAGAATTGTGATGGTCTCCCTCTCGCAATTCTCAAAGTAGCCAGCCTCGTGTCGAGAGACCTCACCGCGGAATACTGGGACGATGTAGCAAAGAAGAATTCGGATTTCGTGAGTGCGTTGCAAGACTTATCTGATACACTAGAAGCTGTTGTTGAAGAGCAACGACCCGCAGCTGCTTTGTTGCCACCGTACGCGAGCAGTGCGACTCCACGTCCGCTTTCGCCAACGCTACAAACAAGGTTTGCAAAGTATATGTCCGATGCTGGTTCAGGAGGTCGAGTGCTGGCGATGGTCCTTAAGGAGAGTGACGGCAACTCCCTAGAGTATGATTTTTTTGCAGATATCGTGGACCAGAGCAAAGATTTGGTGATTGGGGTACAaacttgtttatttttttgcatTATGTTTGTTATAAATGATCTTTTACTATTGAATTCTTATATATTTAGTTTGATGCAGGCTATTGATTTGTACATGTTGGCGTTGAGGATTAGGTTGATCGCCAAGAATGTTCTATTACAGAGTGTTAACTCTGATAAAACCATCGTCTGCGACACCGATTTATTCGTAAGATTTTATCTTATTGTggtaaattcataattatttttacacaAAATCTCTTGTACAACCGGTTCTTACCCTGCCCAGATCCAATTCACTTACTATATGTATTTGGGTTTGGATAGTTCAGGACCTCCAGATGGATAAGGATATTGATCTTGGGTGACCGGGTTGTATCATATAATCGGTTGTACAGGAGACCTCCTCTTATTTTTAACTATTACCTAATTATGATACCGTAATAGATATACTTGAACAATGAGTGGGTGAAGATATGTAATCACTGGCGTGAACTCCAATCCACGCGTGAAGAGGACCACGTTCAATTTGGCGATGAAAGTTACCGCAGTTGGAGACCCGAAGAGGAGTGGGTCAATGCAATTCGAGGTATAGGCGTTCCGAATACTCAAAGATCATGGATCAATGCAACTCAGGTAACTTATTCATTTGGcgattatgattttttttatatactaaATCATTATTGTCTTTATTTGAACTGTGTGATTATATTAGGTTATTGTCCCTTGTCTCGTCGGTTCACACTATGTTGTATGTCGATTAGATCTCCATGAGGGGATCTGTGAGTTATACGACTCGCTCCATTATTGTCTTAATGAAGATACTCGTGCATACCGAGTTCAACAACTCTCTGGAATACTTAAGCTACTAGCTCGTTTGTTGTTGTTTGGTGAATGGTTCGCTTATAGTCCGATTCGATCTCCCAATTTCCAAAATCGGATGGAATTTATTTTGAGGGTAGCTGCACCGACACTGCAGTTTAATCAGGCAGACAATATTAGTTGCGGCGTATTCTGTTGCATGCAAGTAGAGCGGCTTATTGCCGATTCACCCTCCATTGAATGGGGTCATGACCACGTCACCGAGTATAGGTGGAACATTGCTGCTAGGATATTTGATTTGTGTGAGACCCTAGAGGTAGAGCTAGAAGACTTACGGGTTTGTCCAGATTTGTCCAATTGAGTATAAGAGGCTGCTTTCTCATTTTTCTAGGGCACATTTTCCCAGAAGCAGTTCTAGTCGCTGCTGCAGACACCATTTTCATAGTTAGGGTTTATTCGCTTTAATATTTCATTCTTACACCTAGAGTAATTCAGTAGTTAAAGATTATTGTTCAGTTATCGTCATTTACTGTAAGTCACTATTTATTGCCTAGATAATACTCTTGATTTATGATTTCATTGCAGTATCTATTGTTCTTTCTATGCTCtttagattaatttttatttatgatttagaTTGTTGTCTAGATAATTGAtgttcttatttaaaaaaaatcctagAGTAGAATTACATGCTATttcattattgtttatttacaTTTGATTTAAGCCTAGATAGTTTTATATGATTTATTTCAATTACGTGCTAGTTaatgagagagagtgtcagacccaaattATTTATTAGAGTGTTAAGGTTTAATTTCTTGTTAATTGTGTGCAACACAAGTGAACACCCCGCTTAGCCTTCATTGAGAatacgacttgggttagcttattccactgcaattgacctcgtacgattggaAGTTAATTCAATCGgtgttttgagttgagtcaaTAAGTACTTGATATATCAATGATACGAGTGTTCTATACTAGTGACCACTCGAAacgaacttcaaggttaagcgtgcttgacttagagcacaactaagatgagTGACCCACTGGAAAGTTCGTCttaacgtatgcaattaagttcaaaatacaatataaatacaaaaatacttgtggggtgtaagaataaataaataaatattttctgaaaaaaaaattaccgacggcggcaCCGCCCTCGATAATTACCGAGGACACCGCCGTCAGTACATTGGGGGGAAAAATTCCATCAACCTCCGGCGACTGTTACCGACGACGGATATGCCTTTGGTAATTACCGAGAGCAAACCACCCGAGATCGTCGATGAGGTTCGCTGACGGCGTTGCCGTCAGTAATTATCGGTGGCGTGTTGGCGCCGTCGCCGATGACATCACCGACGAAAGAATTACCGACGGTGGTGCGATGCCGATAACGCCTTCGGTAATGTACTTTTCGGCGGCATTGGGGGGATTTGCCGTCGGTAAAGCCCGTGTTTTTTGTAGTGGACATTTACACAACGAATTGAGACATATTCTAAATAGAATTTGGACATCTACACACGATGTTCCAAAGATTAAATCTCAACCGTTAAATTATGGATAAATCAATGATAtaaattttttcatatttatataCTCTAAAATTGATTTACAACCtaaccattttttctctctcttcaaatCCACGAAAGAGTGAAACTTTCATTTTTCCGAGTAAGTACAACCAATTTTACGACGAATCTAGTAAGTTTACATGTTAGTGCAATGTTGTCGGTTCTCACAATAAAATATGGTTTTTATGATAACCAACGTAACTcctgttggaaatatggttttatgccatatctgaaaattattatttaattaaatatttattatttaattaaaataattattggatgttaatctacacctcgagtagatcaacgtgatatacttgaagtctcaaaaccgatttccggtgagtgagatattgcatgtcaaagtttggaagttgaagagggaaaatcagtttcaacttctgcgttcaacgattgcggccacctaccgcagccgccggagttgactgccgTCCGTTCACACCGGCAGTTCACACCTTACGTTCACACCTTCCGTTCACACCTTCCGTTCACActaggtttaacacctataaatatgggtgtgttgtgagcTTCAGAATTAACGAATTCACTCACAACTCATAACTCACAACAtattctgcattccacctcaacctctagctcagttcttgatccttattcagttcgccggagctcgtcggattgtggtgctacatccgacgagacgaagtcgttttacctttggggaagatacgcctaaaccgaagagcactaccggggcgataatcttcttgcgggaagagattcatctcgactcgacttattttatacgtataatttatttatactgtatatttcagttgtataaaattatttgagttgtaatttctcaaattattttctttgtaatattttcaattattttgagttgtaatatctcaaaatatttattgtaatatctcgatcgtgtacccggttctaacaatcgcaagaagattatttctctgccATTGATACACGTTggagaaatggctcacaccgacgtcaatatggacggctccaccacctctgcaaccatcggttcaaccacgtcgtcaatgttttcctcgtttgcatcaatgGGGGCTTCAACGTCAACCATGACCCCATTGCaaacatctagaactattggtcttgtcgagaaaccatcaacgttctcgggcaagaatttcaaatattggcaagaaaagatgctattctacctcacaaccgtggggtttgccggattcttgatggaggataaacctccaaccccgagtgaaggggagacgagccaagaaattcgtgccggatatttgaactggtgccgcggcgactacttgtgccgtaacaccgttctcatgtctctgaacgaacggctctaccgtgttttcaaggttcaggaaaccgcgaaacaattgtgggaggcccttgatctaaagtatcaagtggacaaggcgaatactaccaagtatgtcgttgccaaatggttggaatataaaatggtcgactcccgaccattgatggaccaagtggaagagttccaaaatctttcacatgaggttcaagccgaagggatgcccttggcggatgcattgctcgttgcaatcatcatagagaaattacctcctagttggaggaaatttcaaaaccttttgaagcatgagcgctcggagatgtccgtgccgatattgttatccaagcttcaaatggaggatcacgtgagaagtcgtgatcaaaagggaaaagctccaatggaggcaaaggccaatctcaccgagaaaggcggtccttccaacaaacgtggtcgtcctaaccctaataataagggtaaagggaagcaagttggtagtcaaccatcaaagtttgatggtgtatgttataattgtgacaaacaaggtcacatggctaaggattgccgcaagccaaagcggaagaaggcaaagagtaacgtgaacaacgtcgagaaggacttcgacgattggaaccacgatgactttgctgccatgatctccgaggtgaatcatgtggacaatcctaacgcttggttcgtggacaccggcgctaccgtccatatatgcataaatcgtgagttgttccacaactacaaggaagtggaaaacaaaacgataatggaggctagcgagcggacatcccaagtccttggcatgggagatgtgattcttcaactcacgtcgggcgtggagatcacattgaaagacgtattacacgttccaattgtccgaaagaatttaatttcgggctttaggcttacgaaaaaggattttgaattgtttttcaaatctgactatgttgtaatacgcaagtggggaaagttcctagggaaaggctatgcctccgaaggacttttcaaacttggagtaagagcttgtaagcctgccaaggctaaaatcaataaagatgcatcaactgcttctgcttacttgattgagtgttctgatttatggcattgtagacttggacatgttaatctaaatgctataaagagattagtaaaaatgaatttactaaaagttgatgaatacaactcacaacaaaaatgtgaagtttgtgttgaagccaaaatggctaagttaccgtttaaatcggtagaaaggagcactcaaccattggaacttattcacaccgatgtttgtgatttaaagttcgtgcaaactagaggtggcaagaagtactttatcacctttatagacgattgcacaaagtattgttacctttacttattgaaaagtaaagatgaggctattgaagcttttagaaacttcaaaaataaagccgagaatcaacttggatgtcgaattaagatggttcgaagtgatagaggtggagaatatgtagctccgtttgctgaattatgcaacgaaagtggtataatacatcaaacgactgcaccttattcaccacaatctaacggcgttgctgaacgcaagaatcgaactcttaaggagatgatgaatgccttgttgattagttcaggattaccccagaacatgtggggggaagctgtcttaacggccaactatatcttgaacaagattccactcaaagggaaagatgtaactccctatgagctatggaaaggaagaaaaccttcgtataaatacctcaaagtgtgggggtgtttagccaaggtagaagtgcctttaccaaagcaagttacaataggacctaaaacggtggattgtatcttcattggttatgcacataatagcagtgcctatcgttttatagtgcacagatcggagatacctgatatacatgttgggacaacgatagaatcaaggaatgttatattctttgaaaatatctatcctaaaaAGGATAAAgttacatcgaactctaatgatggagtagatggtgatgctacagatTCTatacctatggaagtagctagtaattctactcaagtagatgatgccacgggttctaatcctgtaccacctaataggaaaagaccaaggtctaaacctatggatgtagaaccaagacgtggggaacgagttagaaaagctaatgtctatggaccggattatgttgtcttgatgctagatggcgaaccgatgactattaaa is a window encoding:
- the LOC130999230 gene encoding uncharacterized protein LOC130999230 isoform X3 encodes the protein MAYAAVISLMQTIQRLRNSSRFSRESLGSASEEAASLQRVLKGLDDHGGGGGGGERLDALDGQIREAASKLEDFLILHQSDNGGDELVSSEMMRWFAETAKKLREDYAAELDNDDGGEGEGGGAESSETDDSGADMVGYSDELNHVKWHMRNAVRPDDWAAVSMFGRPGTGRSYGAWEVFQCSQQLQTFHCGVWVTVAPNSHRKDILGGILSQARIYLNCGNREVAVGAGQDAAGLKGSEENEEEFAIRFSLLNILAGRRYIIVLDNVNNTGMLEYLLQAFPVQNNGSVVLVTTSAVDVMNHRSLLLSENSEDWALQYEDMWWDLLRSTLLGWQPISSELEEVGRKAVRNCRGRYFCLVKLIFLLWKADRSVEAWSQVAHDEHHPIFHEIVDELSYVRKIKEDLNNFTASDKAALSYFIEHVDVPTNGKFMKGMLFPERKFFPKMEVISFVGMAGIGKTTFVKKVYEYVKILSEYENIDLRYYDHCVWLTVGPKYKSEDIFTDILAQIFPDIDKMEIKGDGELAGDLIQLLLNKRLLIVLDDVWSEAPLEHLVKLFPNIKGRAFVTTRIGKVARSEKVHIVREMHLLSKEESWKLLCEKVFVEEDNCPFDLRRSGMKIAENCDGLPLTILKIASLISKDLTAEYWNDVAKKNSDFVSALQDLSETLIPIYSNLPQYLKPCFLYMGVFPESCEVSTYRIIKLWSAEGFLEQGDEEFAVECLLELVDRNLLMRSDSAAKTTCRLNSVLWYLTNTEAARSSFFYVLRGTTYRDSIKAARRFCIRNCILLSIKDVHCAMMGSASTAHSFLCSGEYHQYPVPVCWELRLLRVLDAAAIRFYDFPIEAVALIHLRYLAITCDGGLPSTISNLRNLEVLIVSRHLRLSGDSSYLPMEIWDMKELRHIQVTGSNLPIPNTSGAVLPNLVTLLDVGYHTFTEEVLRGIPNLQKLGIQIDLAPGDAPDPFHEYLNRISSLSKLESLECVVVNPEVEPGVAPPAPRSMFPPSLERLSLSGLGYPWEYMSIIEELKNLRVLELRGYAFQGEKWETGLRAFRKLERLVIEDTDLVWWKTTVYSFRKLKHLIIKHCYMLEEVPSSVLAGHHTFEVVDCNPLAAANWKEMIRMRSGSIALPAATDRHSKLHMNFSWEVGKSSKSRPSLPGIAASALRPPPPVHLPRRAVIVRQLLQGQVEPSRAEMHRHRDHATSRTGAMHHDPLMQDPPRQRRGMGDADVDEISTPPRPPFSALQKQSFYEFPRSGSYSDVDDHQMHLLKQIQQWYIEQQQRLAVQEQPSMSITSAEFLLHQSHHGGDELLSSEMRLREDYAAELDNDDGGGGEGGGGSGGSGASSSETDDSDAHMVGYSDELNVVKWHMTKAVRPDDWAAASIFGKLGTGRTYAAWEVFQYVRQVEAFKCCVWAAVGPRRHRKAVLLGILCLLLNIVNGNRGGDGKAAEVGEDDMLFEVSEEDYVRGGVAELLAGKKYMIVLDDVDDTGMLDYLLTAFPVQNNGSLVLVTTSAVDVRNHPSLRLTSTNLEDRGLQYEDMWWGLLRCKLSGPVSPELEEVGRKAVRNCGCRFFCFVKLIFFLWSTDWSVEAWSQIADDQHHPIFHEIIDELSDVRKIKEDLNNFTDSDKAVLSHFIEDIDAPTGVQFMKEKLFPKRKFFPNMEVISFVGMAGIGKTTFVKRIYEYVKILPNYEHCAWLTLGPKYKSEDIFIDILAQIFPDIDKMVIREDAELASDLIQVLLNKRVFIVLDDVWSEAPLEHLAKSFPNIKGRAFLTTRIGKVARSEKMHIVRQMHLLSKEESWKLLCQKVFIEEDNCPFDLRKSGMKIAENCDGLPLAILKVASLVSRDLTAEYWDDVAKKNSDFVSALQDLSDTLEAVVEEQRPAAALLPPYASSATPRPLSPTLQTRFAKYMSDAGSGGRVLAMVLKESDGNSLEYDFFADIVDQSKDLVIGAIDLYMLALRIRLIAKNVLLQSVNSDKTIVCDTDLFIYLNNEWVKICNHWRELQSTREEDHVQFGDESYRSWRPEEEWVNAIRGIGVPNTQRSWINATQISMRGSVSYTTRSIIVLMKILVHTEFNNSLEYLSY